Proteins encoded by one window of Panicum virgatum strain AP13 chromosome 7N, P.virgatum_v5, whole genome shotgun sequence:
- the LOC120681954 gene encoding neurofilament medium polypeptide-like — MHMVEREKLPAGSDEQKIFCFFQGKKEIFGGEWNRIAQGKRYPYRYGEFWEGKETVITRFGGSEGSRETCTAPYKQQVTTPHGSKRAAGTMSSSSSSEDASGDEREDKSVQLPAAKNPPVPAPAHQESDGDEGDEEDAEADSGSEEGEEDGDTDEATEEEDEEEEDGHSSDEDYENEVVEDSETDEPRTKSKGKLPPPPSSPDLSKQPAAKRTAAAAGLAEPSPSKKRAPPAARTKSLPPKSAANKLPLPEEAAAANKEVEVAKSTAPKAAERRKAAAKDGTRSSPSKKNNAATPASVERGNSAAAIPMEVAKSPKPKNKSRKKAEEVAAPPKSAAAAAGECPSAAEGDQMEKSARYRHLWKEVGLLDDAYQNPGFLEAAFLEMDDDEAARLNNKITKQKMAECKVFSERWVIRTEVSKALFDTMKK, encoded by the coding sequence ATGCATATGGTGGAGCGGGAAAAACTACCGGCCGGATCGGATGAACAGAAAATCTTCTGTTTTTTTCAGGGAAAAAAGGAAATCTTTGGAGGTGAATGGAATCGCATCGCACAGGGGAAACGATATCCATATCGATATGGCGAGTTTTGGGAAGGGAAAGAAACCGTGATCACGAGATTTGGGGGCAGCGAGGGATCCCGAGAAACATGTACTGCTCCATATAAGCAACAAGTCACCACACCACACGGCAGCAAACGCGCCGCCGGCACcatgtcgtcctcctcctcctccgaggacgccTCCGGCGACGAACGAGAGGACAAGTCCGTGCAGCTCCCGGCGGCCAAGAACCCTCCTgtcccggcgccggcgcaccAAGAAAGCGACGGCGATGAGGGTGACGAGGAGGATGCTGAAGCAGACAGCGGCAgtgaggagggagaggaagacggCGACACTGATGAGGCaaccgaggaggaggatgaagaggaggaagatggcCATAGCTCCGACGAAGACTACGAGAATGAGGTGGTGGAAGACTCCGAAACCGACGAGCCACGGACAAAGTCCAAGGggaagctgccgccgccgccttcttctcCTGACCTCAGCAAGCAGCCCGCTGCGAAgcggacagcggcggcggccggtctcGCAGAACCGTCCCCGTCCAAGAAGAGGGCTCCGCCGGCTGCCCGCACCAAGTCGCTGCCGCCCAAGTCGGCGGCGAATAAGCTGCCCCtgccggaggaggcagcggcggcaaaCAAAGAGGTCGAGGTAGCCAAGTCGACCGCGCCGAAAGCTGCGGAgaggaggaaggcggcggccaAGGATGGCACCAGGTCGTCCCCGTCCAAGAAGAACAATGCTGCTACACCTGCTTCGGTGGAGCGCGGCAATTCGGCAGCTGCAATACCCATGGAGGTTGCCAAGTCGCCCAAGCCCAAGAACAAGTCGCGTAAGAaggcggaggaggtcgccgcgccgcccaaatctgctgctgctgctgctggcgagTGCCCTTCCGCAGCAGAGGGTGACCAGATGGAGAAGAGCGCGAGGTACAGGCACCTCTGGAAGGAGGTGGGGCTCCTGGATGATGCCTACCAAAACCCAGGCTTTCTCGAGGCCGCCTTCCTCGAgatggacgacgacgaggctgCCAGGCTGAATAACAAGATCACTAAACAGAAGATGGCCGAGTGCAAGGTGTTCAGCGAGCGGTGGGTCATCAGGACTGAGGTCTCCAAGGCGTTGTTCGACACCATGAAAAAGTGA
- the LOC120681956 gene encoding mitochondrial uncoupling protein 1-like isoform X4, translating to MLATILCIAREEGVAALWKGIIPGLHRQFLYGGLRIGLYEPVKAFFVGGTAVTDVSLLSKILAALTTGVIAIVVANPTDLVKVRLQADGKANTVKRNYSGALNAYATIIRQEGIGALWTGLGPNVARNAIINAAELASYDQFKQMFLKLPGFTDNVFTHLLAGLGAGFFAVCIGSPVDVVKSRMMGDSTYRSTLDCFAKTLKNDGPGAFYKGFIANFCRIGSWNVIMFLTLEQVRRLFL from the exons ATGTTGGCCACAATCTTGTGCATCGCCAGGGAGGAAGGTGTGGCTGCGCTCTGGAAGGGCATCATCCCTGGCCTTCACCGTCAGTTCCTCTACGGCGGCCTCCGCATCGGCTTGTATGAGCCT GTGAAAGCTTTCTTTGTGGGGGGTACTGCTGTGACTGATGTCAGTTTACTAAGCAAAATTCTTGCTGCTCTTACCACTG GTGTCATAGCAATTGTTGTGGCAAATCCAACTGATCTTGTCAAAGTTAGATTGCAAGCTGATGGAAAGGCTAACACTGTCAAGAGAAACTATTCTGGAGCCCTTAATGCATATGCTACAATAATCAGACAG GAAGGCATCGGAGCTTTGTGGACTGGCCTTGGTCCAAATGTTGCACGCAATGCCATAATTAATGCTGCTGAGTTGGCCAGCTACGACCAATTCAAGCAG ATGTTTCTAAAACTTCCTGGGTTTACTGATAACGTTTTTACCCATCTTTTAGCTGGACTTGGTGCTGGGTTTTTTGCTGTTTGCATTGGCTCTCCAGTGGATGTG GTGAAATCAAGAATGATGGGTGATTCAACGTACAGAAGTACACTTGATTGTTTTGCCAAGACATTAAAGAATGAT GGACCTGGTGCTTTCTACAAGGGGTTCATTGCAAACTTTTGTCGGATTGGGTCATGGAATGTGATAATGTTCTTAACTCTAGAGCAG GTTAGAAGATTGTTTCTGTAA
- the LOC120681956 gene encoding mitochondrial uncoupling protein 1-like isoform X3 gives MATASSAAVFFSSAFAACLAEVCTIPLDTAKVRLQLQRKTPSLPAPLASAAISGGMLATILCIAREEGVAALWKGIIPGLHRQFLYGGLRIGLYEPVKAFFVGGTAVTDVSLLSKILAALTTGVIAIVVANPTDLVKVRLQADGKANTVKRNYSGALNAYATIIRQEGIGALWTGLGPNVARNAIINAAELASYDQFKQMFLKLPGFTDNVFTHLLAGLGAGFFAVCIGSPVDVVKSRMMGDSTYRSTLDCFAKTLKNDGPGAFYKGFIANFCRIGSWNVIMFLTLEQVRRLFL, from the exons ATGGCGACGGCCTCCTCCGCTGCTGTATTCTTCAGCAGCGCCTTCGCCGCCTGCCTCGCTGAG GTGTGCACCATTCCTTTGGACACAGCCAAAGTACGCCTTCAGCTGCAAAGGAAGACACCGTCACTGCCAGCGCCACTTGCGTCTGCAGCCATAAGTGGAGGAATGTTGGCCACAATCTTGTGCATCGCCAGGGAGGAAGGTGTGGCTGCGCTCTGGAAGGGCATCATCCCTGGCCTTCACCGTCAGTTCCTCTACGGCGGCCTCCGCATCGGCTTGTATGAGCCT GTGAAAGCTTTCTTTGTGGGGGGTACTGCTGTGACTGATGTCAGTTTACTAAGCAAAATTCTTGCTGCTCTTACCACTG GTGTCATAGCAATTGTTGTGGCAAATCCAACTGATCTTGTCAAAGTTAGATTGCAAGCTGATGGAAAGGCTAACACTGTCAAGAGAAACTATTCTGGAGCCCTTAATGCATATGCTACAATAATCAGACAG GAAGGCATCGGAGCTTTGTGGACTGGCCTTGGTCCAAATGTTGCACGCAATGCCATAATTAATGCTGCTGAGTTGGCCAGCTACGACCAATTCAAGCAG ATGTTTCTAAAACTTCCTGGGTTTACTGATAACGTTTTTACCCATCTTTTAGCTGGACTTGGTGCTGGGTTTTTTGCTGTTTGCATTGGCTCTCCAGTGGATGTG GTGAAATCAAGAATGATGGGTGATTCAACGTACAGAAGTACACTTGATTGTTTTGCCAAGACATTAAAGAATGAT GGACCTGGTGCTTTCTACAAGGGGTTCATTGCAAACTTTTGTCGGATTGGGTCATGGAATGTGATAATGTTCTTAACTCTAGAGCAG GTTAGAAGATTGTTTCTGTAA
- the LOC120681956 gene encoding mitochondrial uncoupling protein 1-like isoform X1, with amino-acid sequence MCSTLPTVYSSPVVRERTKAQPTDPRRIADWIPLVPHQTSAAERPPPARLGAWRRPPPLLYSSAAPSPPASLSQSTPSAAKEDTVTASATCVCSHKWRNVGHNLVHRQGGRCGCALEGHHPWPSPSVPLRRPPHRLVKAFFVGGTAVTDVSLLSKILAALTTGVIAIVVANPTDLVKVRLQADGKANTVKRNYSGALNAYATIIRQEGIGALWTGLGPNVARNAIINAAELASYDQFKQMFLKLPGFTDNVFTHLLAGLGAGFFAVCIGSPVDVVKSRMMGDSTYRSTLDCFAKTLKNDGPGAFYKGFIANFCRIGSWNVIMFLTLEQVRRLFL; translated from the exons ATGTGCAGCACACTCCCTACTGTTTACTCTAGTCCAGTAGTCCGTGAAAGAACGAAAGCCCAGCCAACCGACCCCCGGCGGATTGCCGACTGGATTCCTCTCGTCCCCCACCAAACCTCAGCAgcggagcggccgccgccggcgagactGGGGGCATGGCGACGGCCTCCTCCGCTGCTGTATTCTTCAGCAGCGCCTTCGCCGCCTGCCTCGCTGAG CCAAAGTACGCCTTCAGCTGCAAAGGAAGACACCGTCACTGCCAGCGCCACTTGCGTCTGCAGCCATAAGTGGAGGAATGTTGGCCACAATCTTGTGCATCGCCAGGGAGGAAGGTGTGGCTGCGCTCTGGAAGGGCATCATCCCTGGCCTTCACCGTCAGTTCCTCTACGGCGGCCTCCGCATCGGCTT GTGAAAGCTTTCTTTGTGGGGGGTACTGCTGTGACTGATGTCAGTTTACTAAGCAAAATTCTTGCTGCTCTTACCACTG GTGTCATAGCAATTGTTGTGGCAAATCCAACTGATCTTGTCAAAGTTAGATTGCAAGCTGATGGAAAGGCTAACACTGTCAAGAGAAACTATTCTGGAGCCCTTAATGCATATGCTACAATAATCAGACAG GAAGGCATCGGAGCTTTGTGGACTGGCCTTGGTCCAAATGTTGCACGCAATGCCATAATTAATGCTGCTGAGTTGGCCAGCTACGACCAATTCAAGCAG ATGTTTCTAAAACTTCCTGGGTTTACTGATAACGTTTTTACCCATCTTTTAGCTGGACTTGGTGCTGGGTTTTTTGCTGTTTGCATTGGCTCTCCAGTGGATGTG GTGAAATCAAGAATGATGGGTGATTCAACGTACAGAAGTACACTTGATTGTTTTGCCAAGACATTAAAGAATGAT GGACCTGGTGCTTTCTACAAGGGGTTCATTGCAAACTTTTGTCGGATTGGGTCATGGAATGTGATAATGTTCTTAACTCTAGAGCAG GTTAGAAGATTGTTTCTGTAA
- the LOC120681956 gene encoding mitochondrial uncoupling protein 1-like isoform X2 codes for MCSTLPTVYSSPVVRERTKAQPTDPRRIADWIPLVPHQTSAAERPPPARLGAWRRPPPLLYSSAAPSPPASLSQSTPSAAKEDTVTASATCVCSHKWRNVGHNLVHRQGGRCGCALEGHHPWPSPSVPLRRPPHRLVKAFFVGGTAVTDVSLLSKILAALTTGVIAIVVANPTDLVKVRLQADGKANTVKRNYSGALNAYATIIRQEGIGALWTGLGPNVARNAIINAAELASYDQFKQMFLKLPGFTDNVFTHLLAGLGAGFFAVCIGSPVDVVKSRMMGDSTYRSTLDCFAKTLKNDVWNSFPDFLCTVYYSMVQQMFEHLQQA; via the exons ATGTGCAGCACACTCCCTACTGTTTACTCTAGTCCAGTAGTCCGTGAAAGAACGAAAGCCCAGCCAACCGACCCCCGGCGGATTGCCGACTGGATTCCTCTCGTCCCCCACCAAACCTCAGCAgcggagcggccgccgccggcgagactGGGGGCATGGCGACGGCCTCCTCCGCTGCTGTATTCTTCAGCAGCGCCTTCGCCGCCTGCCTCGCTGAG CCAAAGTACGCCTTCAGCTGCAAAGGAAGACACCGTCACTGCCAGCGCCACTTGCGTCTGCAGCCATAAGTGGAGGAATGTTGGCCACAATCTTGTGCATCGCCAGGGAGGAAGGTGTGGCTGCGCTCTGGAAGGGCATCATCCCTGGCCTTCACCGTCAGTTCCTCTACGGCGGCCTCCGCATCGGCTT GTGAAAGCTTTCTTTGTGGGGGGTACTGCTGTGACTGATGTCAGTTTACTAAGCAAAATTCTTGCTGCTCTTACCACTG GTGTCATAGCAATTGTTGTGGCAAATCCAACTGATCTTGTCAAAGTTAGATTGCAAGCTGATGGAAAGGCTAACACTGTCAAGAGAAACTATTCTGGAGCCCTTAATGCATATGCTACAATAATCAGACAG GAAGGCATCGGAGCTTTGTGGACTGGCCTTGGTCCAAATGTTGCACGCAATGCCATAATTAATGCTGCTGAGTTGGCCAGCTACGACCAATTCAAGCAG ATGTTTCTAAAACTTCCTGGGTTTACTGATAACGTTTTTACCCATCTTTTAGCTGGACTTGGTGCTGGGTTTTTTGCTGTTTGCATTGGCTCTCCAGTGGATGTG GTGAAATCAAGAATGATGGGTGATTCAACGTACAGAAGTACACTTGATTGTTTTGCCAAGACATTAAAGAATGATGTATGGAATTCTTTCCCTGATTTTCTTTGTACAGTCTATTACTCTATGGTACAACAGATGTT tGAGCACTTGCAGCAAGCATGA